A stretch of DNA from Pseudomonadales bacterium:
CTATGCGACCTTTGACAAGCCCCGCATGGGTGATCCCGAGGCGCCCGTTCACCAGCATGTGGCGCCGTGGTACCTGGAGAACACACCCGCGCTGATCGATATACCGAACGTCGTGACGGCGGTACTCGCCAGCTTCCGTGGCTACGATACGCTGGGTGAAGTTTTCGTGATTTTTACCGCGGGTGTCGGGGTGATGTTCGTGCTGGGCACGCCATGGAGTCGTCTGGCTGATGCGCGGACACCGCTGGCGGAAGCGAAAGGGTTGCGGCACCACCTCATTCCCCGGGTAGTTGGCAGCCTGCTGGTCCCTTTCATCGTTCTGTTCGGCCTTTATATTCAGTTTCATGGCGAGTACGGCCCCGGTGGCGGCTTCCAGGCTGGCGCGCTGATTGCCGCAGGACTGATCCTGATTGCCCTGCTCGACGGCGAGACCGAGTCGCTGCGAGTCGCGCCTGCACGCCTGCTGGTCGGCATGGTCGCTGCTGGTCCATTGATCTTTGGTGGCGTAGGCGTGGCAGGTATGCTGCTTGGCAGCCGTTTCCTCGACTACTCGGTGTTGAGTGCTGACCCGGTTGCCGGTCAGCAGCTCGGTATTCTCATTATCGAGGCGGGAGTGGGCATCACGGTGGTAGGTGTGCTGGTATCGATCTTTCATGCGTTCGCTTCGCGAGAGCACAGGAAATGATGGAGCTCCTGGGGCTGTACAACTACTGGGTGTTCGCCATCCTTCTCATGACGGGTCTGTATACGGTCATCACGAAGGCGAATCTCTTCAAGAAACTGATTGGAATCTCAGTTTTTCAATCTGCCGTGTTTCTGCTGTACATCACGATGGACAAGGTGGATGGCGGCACGGCCCCCATCATCCAGAAGGACCAGCTGGACCAGATCTATTCGAATCCGCTGCCCCAGGTGCTGATCCTCACCGCCATCGTCGTTGGAATCGCCACGCTCGCACTGGGGCTGGCCCTCGTGGTGCGCATCCATGAAGCGTATGGCACCGTCGAGGAGGATGAAACCCACAAGATGGATCACGAGTGAGCGTGCCCGCAGCGAGCGCGCTTGCGGCTGATCTGCCCGCGCTGCAGGTGGTGATACCCCTGCTGACGGCGCCTCTTGTACTGCTGCTGCGTGATCCACGCCTCGCATGGGCTGCGGCGATGCTGGCATCGATCACGACGTTTTCGATCGCGATACTGCTGCTCGATGTGTGGCAGGCGAGTGGCGATCTGAACTACGCGATGGGCGGGTGGCAGGCACCATACGGCATCGAGCTGCGTATCGACGCCTTCACCATACTGCTGCTGCTCGTCACGACCGGCGCCTCCACTCTCGCCCTTGCGGTATCCCGTGCGAATCTCGATTCCGAGATCCCCGCAGAACGTCAGCACCTGTTCTACACCGCGTGGCTGCTCGCGCTTACCGGCATGGTCGGTATCGTCGTCGCTGGTGATGCCTTCAACATCTTCGTCTTCATGGAAGTTGCCGCGCTGGCCTCTTACATCCTCATCGCCGGTGGACCGCAGCGACAGGCACTGACCGCGGTGTTCAAGTACCTGATCATGGGCACCATCGGCGCGACCTTCTATCTGATCGGTGTCGGTCTCGTCTACATGATGACGGGGACGCTCAATCTTGAGGACATGGAAGCCAGAATCCCGCTCGTGACGGACCTGAAACCTATCCTGGTGGCCGGTGGTTTCATCACGGTCGGGCTGGCGCTCAAGGCGGCGGTTTTCCCGCTTCACGTATGGCTACCCAACGCTTATACCTTCGCTCCCCATGCGGTCACCGTCTTTCTCGCGGCATGCTCGACGAAGGTCGCCCTCTATGTGCTGCTGCGATTCGATTTTTCGGTGTTCCAGGGCAACCTGCCGGGGCATGACATCCAGTTTGCCGGCTTCCTCATGCCACTCGCTCTGCTCGCCATTTTCGCCGGGTCTGCGGTAGCGCTTTTCGAACGCAATCTGAAGCGGCTGCTGGCCTATTCTTCGATTGCTCAGATTGGCTACATTCTGCTCGGCGCGAGCTTCGTCTCAGCAACGGGTCTGACCGCCGGTATCGTCCACATGTTCAACCATGCACTGGCAAAGTCCGCACTGTTCGTTGCGGTCGCCTGCCTGGCCATGCGCTGTGGTGGACTGTCTCTCGAGTCTATCGCGGGTGCGGGGCGCAGAATGCCCCTTACGATGGCTGGATTCGTTCTCGCCGGCCTGAGTCTGATCGGTGTGCCCGGCACCGCCGGCTTCATCACCAAATGGCATCTTGTGCTGGCCGCCCTCGATCTGGGTGGCCCTGGTATTGCGCTGGTCGCAGCCATTCTGATCGGATCCCTGATGGCTCTCGTGTACATCTGGCGGATCATCGAGATCGCCTACTTCACCAGTGCACCGGTCTCCGCCGGCAGTATCGAAGGACGAACCGAAGCCCCCATGTGGATGCTGGCCTGTCTGTGGCTGCCGGCGCTGGCGGGCATCTATTACGGACTGCAGCCCCAGCTGCCCCTCGAACTCGCCTCGGAGGCGGCTGCGTCACTGCTGAGACACCTGCAATGAGCGCGCAGTGGCTCATCACCGGAGCGCTGGCGATCCCGCTGATTGGTGCAGCGCTGATTGCCTGCCTGCATCGGCTGCCCAACGCACGGGAAGCCGCGACTCTCTCCACCGCTGGCGCGCTACTGCTGTGTGTTGTCGCGCTGACACCCGAGGTGCTCGCAGGAGGGCGTCCGCTTCTCAGCCTGCTGGAGATCATGCCCGGTCTCGAACTGCGTTTTGAAGTCGAACCACTCGGGATGCTGTTTGCGCTGATCGCTGCCGCCCTGTGGATCGTGAACTCGATTTACTCGATCGGCTATATGCGCGCCAATGGCGAGCAGCACCAGACCAGATTCTATGTCTGTTTCGCGGGAGCGATCGCTAGCACCATCGGTATCGCATTCGCCGGTAATCTGCTCACCCTGTTCGTGTTCTACGAGGTCCTGACGCTGATCACCTATCCGCTCGTTACCCATGCGGGAACCCCGGAGGCCCGCCGCAGCGGACGGATCTATCTCGGTGTCCTGGTCGGCACATCGGTTACGCTGCTGCTGTTCGCAATCGCCTGGACCTATGTCCTTGCGGGCACTCTGGACTTCCAGCCCGGTGGCATTCTGACAGGCAGGACGGGCGAAGGACTCATGGCGGTTCTGCTCGCGCTCTATGTCTTCGGTATCGGCAAGGCTGCGGTGATGCCGATGCACCGGTGGCTGCCGGCGGCGATGGTGGCACCAACACCCGTTTCCGCACTGCTGCATGCGGTCGCCGTGGTGAAAGCCGGGGTTTTCTGCGTAGTCAAGGTCATGGTCTACATTCTGGGCATCGACAACCTGGCGGCACTCGGCAGCGCGACGTGGTTGCCCTTTGTCGCCGGCTTCACGATTCTGGCCGCATCGGTCGTGGCCTTGCGCTCCGACAATCTCAAGCGTCGGCTTGCTTACTCGACCGTCAGCCAGCTCTCCTACGTGGTTCTCGCAACAGCCCTGCTCGCGCCGCTGTCCGTGCTCGGCGCCACTGTGCACATCGCTGCCCACGCAGTCAGCAAGATCACCCTGTTCTTTGCAGCAGGCGCAGTGTACACGGCCGCACACAAAACTGAGGTGAGCCAGCTCGATGGCATAGGTCGGAGAATGCCGGTCACCATGATCTCGTTTACCATCGGTGCGCTGTCTCTGATCGGCGTCCCACCGGCAATCGGCTTCCTCAGCAAGTGGTTCATGCTGCAGGGCGCCGTGCAGAGCGGCGCGTATCTGTCTTTAGGGGTCATTCTCATCAGCACACTGCTGAATGCCGCGTACTTTCTGCCCATAGTATACGCAGCGTTTTTTCGCGCGACGTCCGATGATGGTACGCACGGCGACCATGGCGAAGCACCCTGGCCCATGGTACTCGCGCTTGGACTGACCGCATCCGCGACGATCGCGCTGTTTTTTTTCGTGGATCCCATCCTCGAGCTGGCGCGTCAGGTCGCCATGTCCACATAGTCATGTCCGCATATCAGAGGGAGACTCAGTGATGACCAGCGAGAAGCAATACTGGCTGGACCGGCCCCAGAACGTCCGCAAGCTCTACCTGGGCTTGTGGTTCTTCGGTATGGCATGGGTTATTCCGGACTTCTTTCTGCACAAGCACGAGGACGTCGAATTCGCGGCGACCTATGCCTTCTATGCGATCTTCGGTTTTTTCGCCTGTGTCGCTCTGGTAGTGACTGCGAAAGGCTTGCGGCGAATTCTGATGCGGCCGGAAGATTACTATGACCGCTGAGTTTCCCACTGCTTTCATTCTCATCCTGGGTGCGGCAGGCGTACCGTTTTTCAAGGGACATCTGCGCTCAGCCTATCTGCTGCTCCTGCCGGTACTCGCATTTGTTCACGTTCTGCTGATTCCGCAAGGCGACTACAACCACTATGTGCTCGCCGGGCAGGAACTCATCGCCATGCGGGTGGATGAGTTGAGCCTGATGTTCGCCTATGTATTCCTGCTTGCAGCGTTTCTGTGTGCAATATACGCGCTGCACCTGAAAGATACGGTCCAGCATATCGCCGCTGTGGTTTATGCAGGCAGTGCGCTCGGCGCGATATTCGCCGGCGATCTGATCACCATGTTCGTGTTCTGGGAAATCTCGGCGGTCGCCTCCGCGATGCTCATCTGGGCATCTCGAACGGAGCGCGCTTTCCGTGCGGGCATGCGGTATCTGATCGTCCAGCTCACTTCCGGCATGCTGCTGCTCATCGGCGCGCTGGTGCACGCAGAGGAGACAGGCACCGTTATTTTCGACTATATCGGGCTGGGTACCCTGGGCAGCTTCGTCATCTTCCTGGCCATCGGGATCAAGTGCGCTTTCCCTTTCCTGCACAACTGGCTCCAGGATGCCTATCCGGAATCAACGCCCACCGGCACTGTCCTGCTTTCCGCGTTTACCACAAAACTCGGCATCTACGCGCTGGCGCGCGGATATCCAGGAACTGAGGAACTGATCTGGATCGGTGTAACCATGGCCGCATTTCCGATCTTCTATGCGGTCATCGAAAACGACTTGCGACGCGTTCTCGCCTACAGTCTCAACAACCAGCTCGGTTTCATGGTCGTGGGCATCGGACTGGGTACCGAGCTCGCCCTGAATGGCGCCGTCGCTCACGCTTTCGCGGATATCCTGTTCAAGGGACTGCTGTTCATGTCCATGGGTGCGGTGCTGCTGCGGATCGGCACGATCAACGGCAGCGAGCTCGGCGGCCTGTATAAGTCCATGCCCTGGACTACCGGATTCTGTATCGTCGGCGCCGCCTCCATTTCCGCATTTCCCCTTTTCAGCGGATTCGTCACCAAATCCATGGTGATGACAGCGGCCGCCACTGAAGGCTATACAGGCGTGTGGCTGGTGCTGCTGTTCGCCTCTGCAGGCGTCTTTCACCACGCCGGCATCAAGATCCCATACTTTGCGTTTTTCGCCCACGATTCAGGCAAACGCTGCGACGAAGCCCCCCGCAACATGCTGATTGCGATGGGACTGGCTGCCGCATTGTGTATCGGCATCGGCTCGTTTCCGGGACTGTTCTATGAACTGCTGCCTTACAGCAACACCTATGAACCCTATACTACGTCCCATGTAGTGGATCAGATGCAGCTCCTCGTTTTTTCCGCACTGGCTTTCGCGGTCCTCATGCGAACGGGTGTCTATCCTCCGGAACTGCGTTCGACCAACCTGGATTTCGACTGGGTGTACCGTCGGCTGGCACCCCGACTGGTAACTGGCGTGAGTCTGACACTATCGTTGCTGATGGCCGCAATCGGGAAGTTCAGTAGCCTCACCCGCCGTCATACGCAGCTTCAGGCCACCCGATTCTTCGGACCCAGCAGTGAGCTGGCGCGCCCATGGCGAGTCGGCACCACCGGCATCTGGATCGCTGTTCTGCTGTCGAGTTACGTGCTGGCCTACTATCTCTGATTCAGCCAGCGGCAACGCGCTCAGCACTGAACGATTTTCAGGCTTTCCAACGGGACCCCACGCACGTTAGAACAGATCGCCCTGCGGAGTGGAAGCACCTTTCGGGAGTGTGTGCCGTCAGAAGCCCCCTAAGGTTGCGGGCGTCCGCCGACGAAATCGAGGAAGCGCGCCAGATCGCCCTGGTCGACCTTCACGCGCAGTTTCATGAAAGGACCTTTGGCCGTGTACTCGGCGGCCGCGAAATCCGAGTCGTCGAAACCAACAAAGTTGTAGCCGATGCTCATCCAGGTGTTTTCGAGGAAGCTGCGGCCGACAGAGAGGCCCGCCGAGTAGCGCATCACCTTCGATTCCAGCGAGTGCAGCGCGGCCACCTGCGCGCCCCAGTCCCAGCGGGGATTGAAATCGCGGCGGTACTCAGCGCCGTAGAGGGCGGTGACCGAGTCGTAGTTGTCGTCGTCGATGGTTTCGACGAGGTACTTCACACCGAGTTGCAGGCTCAACTGGCCACCACCGGCCGGTTTGTAATTCAGGTTGGTGTTGTTCACCATTTTGCGCGAGCGGGTATCGAAGGCGTTGCTGCGCAGTTCGTCGAATGCCAGATCGAGACGGTTGAGCAGGGTCCAGGGGGATTCGAAAGGCCGCAGCGCCAGTCCCCAGCGGATATCGGTGCGGTTGTGCAGGGAGCCGTCTTCCCGTTCCTCGAACAGCGCGGCGAGGCTGCCCGAAGTCACCCTGCCGTCGGCCAGGCGGCGCGACACACCGGCCAGCAGATTCCACTTGTCTGCCTGATCGCCCTGATGAAACTCGATCCGGGAGGAAGCGTTCCAGCCTTCCTGGCGATAACCCACCCCGGTGAAGAAGGCGGTGAAATCATCGTTGATGCTGCCTGAAGCGGGTGGCAGGGTGGGATTCGCGAGCAGCTCGTCCGCATCGTCCGCCTGCGGAGCCCGCTGCAGTGTCTGCACCCGGTCGGTACCCACATCCAGCGACCAGCGATCGCCCAGCTTCCACTGCTGCAGCAGGCCGGTGGTGGCAAACAGCCGCTCGCCGTTTTCGGTCATCTGCCGCTGCAGCGACGAGCTGATGTCGGCACCGTTCCAGGGCCGCGCCTTGACGCCGAAACGGGTGTCCTGGGTGTCCCGGAAGTTGCCGAAGGTGAATTCCTGCTCGCCGCTCAGGGTGACCTTGTCGCTGAGCAGATAGTCCGCTCCCAGCACCAGACGATCCGGATAGTCGGTGTTGTCCGTCTTATCGATCGCCACCTCGGCATCACTGCGCAGCCGCAGACGATCGTCGAGCAGACCCTGCATGACCCCGAAAGTCACCTGATTGGCATCCAGATCCTCACCTGTGGCAA
This window harbors:
- a CDS encoding DUF4040 domain-containing protein; its protein translation is MITLFAVFLLTLLVITAFGIVQARNLFVAVMLMGIFSLQMAAIFFILDAADVALTEAAVGAGISTVLFLGALALTVAEERRGTSGWILSLPVVAVTTLIVLYATFDKPRMGDPEAPVHQHVAPWYLENTPALIDIPNVVTAVLASFRGYDTLGEVFVIFTAGVGVMFVLGTPWSRLADARTPLAEAKGLRHHLIPRVVGSLLVPFIVLFGLYIQFHGEYGPGGGFQAGALIAAGLILIALLDGETESLRVAPARLLVGMVAAGPLIFGGVGVAGMLLGSRFLDYSVLSADPVAGQQLGILIIEAGVGITVVGVLVSIFHAFASREHRK
- a CDS encoding cation:proton antiporter subunit C, with the translated sequence MMELLGLYNYWVFAILLMTGLYTVITKANLFKKLIGISVFQSAVFLLYITMDKVDGGTAPIIQKDQLDQIYSNPLPQVLILTAIVVGIATLALGLALVVRIHEAYGTVEEDETHKMDHE
- a CDS encoding monovalent cation/H+ antiporter subunit D family protein — protein: MSVPAASALAADLPALQVVIPLLTAPLVLLLRDPRLAWAAAMLASITTFSIAILLLDVWQASGDLNYAMGGWQAPYGIELRIDAFTILLLLVTTGASTLALAVSRANLDSEIPAERQHLFYTAWLLALTGMVGIVVAGDAFNIFVFMEVAALASYILIAGGPQRQALTAVFKYLIMGTIGATFYLIGVGLVYMMTGTLNLEDMEARIPLVTDLKPILVAGGFITVGLALKAAVFPLHVWLPNAYTFAPHAVTVFLAACSTKVALYVLLRFDFSVFQGNLPGHDIQFAGFLMPLALLAIFAGSAVALFERNLKRLLAYSSIAQIGYILLGASFVSATGLTAGIVHMFNHALAKSALFVAVACLAMRCGGLSLESIAGAGRRMPLTMAGFVLAGLSLIGVPGTAGFITKWHLVLAALDLGGPGIALVAAILIGSLMALVYIWRIIEIAYFTSAPVSAGSIEGRTEAPMWMLACLWLPALAGIYYGLQPQLPLELASEAAASLLRHLQ
- a CDS encoding monovalent cation/H+ antiporter subunit D family protein, which encodes MSAQWLITGALAIPLIGAALIACLHRLPNAREAATLSTAGALLLCVVALTPEVLAGGRPLLSLLEIMPGLELRFEVEPLGMLFALIAAALWIVNSIYSIGYMRANGEQHQTRFYVCFAGAIASTIGIAFAGNLLTLFVFYEVLTLITYPLVTHAGTPEARRSGRIYLGVLVGTSVTLLLFAIAWTYVLAGTLDFQPGGILTGRTGEGLMAVLLALYVFGIGKAAVMPMHRWLPAAMVAPTPVSALLHAVAVVKAGVFCVVKVMVYILGIDNLAALGSATWLPFVAGFTILAASVVALRSDNLKRRLAYSTVSQLSYVVLATALLAPLSVLGATVHIAAHAVSKITLFFAAGAVYTAAHKTEVSQLDGIGRRMPVTMISFTIGALSLIGVPPAIGFLSKWFMLQGAVQSGAYLSLGVILISTLLNAAYFLPIVYAAFFRATSDDGTHGDHGEAPWPMVLALGLTASATIALFFFVDPILELARQVAMST
- a CDS encoding Na(+)/H(+) antiporter subunit D, with translation MTAEFPTAFILILGAAGVPFFKGHLRSAYLLLLPVLAFVHVLLIPQGDYNHYVLAGQELIAMRVDELSLMFAYVFLLAAFLCAIYALHLKDTVQHIAAVVYAGSALGAIFAGDLITMFVFWEISAVASAMLIWASRTERAFRAGMRYLIVQLTSGMLLLIGALVHAEETGTVIFDYIGLGTLGSFVIFLAIGIKCAFPFLHNWLQDAYPESTPTGTVLLSAFTTKLGIYALARGYPGTEELIWIGVTMAAFPIFYAVIENDLRRVLAYSLNNQLGFMVVGIGLGTELALNGAVAHAFADILFKGLLFMSMGAVLLRIGTINGSELGGLYKSMPWTTGFCIVGAASISAFPLFSGFVTKSMVMTAAATEGYTGVWLVLLFASAGVFHHAGIKIPYFAFFAHDSGKRCDEAPRNMLIAMGLAAALCIGIGSFPGLFYELLPYSNTYEPYTTSHVVDQMQLLVFSALAFAVLMRTGVYPPELRSTNLDFDWVYRRLAPRLVTGVSLTLSLLMAAIGKFSSLTRRHTQLQATRFFGPSSELARPWRVGTTGIWIAVLLSSYVLAYYL